From one Lysinibacillus sp. G4S2 genomic stretch:
- a CDS encoding S-layer homology domain-containing protein, with translation MKKKQSKWIVSAASAALVAAAVVPTASAANFTDIAKSDHKEAILALADAKIIGGYPDGTFKPNATLTKGNVTKFLGKWLVSENFNVPADYNKKVRFTDLPTSAKDKELLQYAALIYDNGIYKGTNNKLLPSQNIPREQMASILVSAIEAVYDIDLIEMYKKENYKSSITDLKSALPENREAIIALEYAKITNVKAFNPKGTLTRGQFASFLHRSMTNIQDMVKKPEVPLLIQTVKVVDANTLQVTLTDGTNHKVTLATPLIENVQTKVDFKINDKPYSAVVTYEVNELKVQSIEGTNASQIKVVFNQAIDPASVLKPDGKLQDNVVSFSNVDTLKALSVVKTEISADKKSIIFTVNEPLKGTHRYVLNNIKSEKGLVLNKVDANFVIAGDIQAPTIIGTTQGKNSSIVKVQFSEPMAAFPNERIQFTLPNGTRVANVVGSIEQNATEATFDLSAATVNGSYLSPGTAMQITFVAATDLSGNIISPNPATVSVKKGDRDGVAPTLSTVTQTGPNTFQLLFSEEIQQLYPYDLSIKSGQTSISVNKVEKDPKNGRLFNVTVDPKSILQGITTIGTASSRVITDLSGETATFSTVYNFIRDDKAPALMSSDIVYEDNVEYLQLTFDKPVQLGTYPKASFTGSYMNNHILYELSRGPQGDIYSVKDQPTKLRVKIAGLLGPYDLKGASYDGKLFLSNVTNLYGVPINEVPNVKFSRNGDLNVNGNKLVLTQYNPIQTSATDYSIKDNNIVYLNFNYPVDPALAQNVQNYMIDNAQVESAVVEASNLNRIKLTLKKDSNYFSGIRNFTIKGLRAANSMESFDEVRTSVNLKENVAPKVVNVNVSNSQSLEVVFSEPVINVNSMDFDIVVNGSTVGATTYPQGNDKVLITIPQGLYGNVTIQASSRNGIMDSSGNKLDFTSQTITLSR, from the coding sequence ATGAAAAAAAAGCAAAGTAAATGGATTGTAAGTGCAGCTTCTGCTGCATTGGTTGCCGCGGCTGTTGTTCCTACTGCAAGTGCAGCTAACTTTACAGATATTGCGAAAAGTGACCATAAAGAGGCTATTTTGGCATTAGCAGATGCAAAAATTATAGGTGGGTATCCAGACGGCACATTTAAGCCAAACGCAACCCTTACAAAAGGTAATGTAACGAAATTTTTAGGGAAATGGCTTGTATCTGAAAACTTCAATGTGCCAGCAGATTACAATAAAAAAGTACGTTTTACAGACTTGCCTACGTCTGCAAAAGATAAAGAATTGCTACAATATGCAGCACTTATATATGATAATGGCATTTACAAAGGGACTAACAACAAGTTATTACCTTCCCAGAATATTCCACGTGAACAAATGGCTTCTATCTTAGTAAGTGCGATTGAAGCAGTTTACGATATCGATTTAATTGAAATGTATAAAAAAGAAAACTATAAATCTTCTATTACAGATTTAAAATCAGCTTTACCAGAAAATCGTGAAGCTATTATTGCATTAGAATATGCAAAGATTACAAATGTAAAAGCATTTAATCCGAAAGGCACACTAACACGTGGTCAATTTGCGTCATTTTTACATCGTTCGATGACGAATATACAAGATATGGTGAAAAAACCTGAAGTGCCATTACTCATCCAAACAGTTAAAGTTGTAGATGCAAATACACTACAGGTAACATTAACAGATGGAACAAACCATAAGGTAACTTTGGCAACGCCGCTTATTGAAAATGTGCAAACAAAAGTAGACTTCAAAATTAATGACAAACCATATTCCGCTGTTGTGACATATGAAGTCAATGAGCTAAAAGTACAATCAATTGAGGGCACTAACGCCTCACAGATTAAAGTTGTTTTCAACCAAGCAATTGACCCAGCCTCAGTGTTAAAACCAGATGGGAAATTACAGGATAATGTTGTATCTTTCTCTAATGTGGATACTTTAAAAGCACTTTCAGTTGTGAAAACAGAAATCAGTGCTGATAAAAAATCAATCATCTTTACAGTTAATGAGCCATTAAAAGGTACACATCGCTATGTGTTAAATAACATCAAATCAGAAAAGGGCTTAGTGCTTAACAAAGTAGATGCGAATTTCGTCATTGCTGGGGATATACAAGCGCCTACTATTATAGGGACAACGCAAGGGAAAAATTCTTCAATCGTTAAAGTGCAATTCTCTGAACCAATGGCAGCATTTCCTAATGAACGCATTCAATTCACATTACCAAATGGTACAAGGGTGGCAAATGTAGTAGGCAGCATTGAGCAAAATGCAACTGAAGCAACCTTTGACTTATCAGCTGCAACAGTAAATGGTAGTTATTTATCACCTGGTACAGCTATGCAGATTACATTCGTAGCGGCAACAGATTTGTCAGGAAACATAATTTCACCAAACCCTGCTACTGTATCAGTGAAAAAGGGAGATAGAGATGGTGTTGCGCCGACATTATCTACTGTCACACAAACTGGACCAAATACGTTCCAGCTATTGTTCTCAGAGGAGATTCAACAGCTATACCCATATGATCTTTCAATCAAAAGCGGTCAGACTTCAATTTCCGTGAATAAAGTAGAGAAAGATCCTAAAAATGGTCGTTTATTTAATGTTACGGTTGATCCAAAAAGTATACTTCAAGGAATTACAACGATTGGGACAGCTTCTAGCCGTGTAATTACTGATTTATCAGGTGAAACAGCAACATTCTCAACAGTGTATAACTTTATAAGAGATGACAAAGCTCCTGCACTAATGAGTTCTGATATAGTTTACGAGGATAATGTAGAATATTTACAATTAACTTTCGATAAGCCAGTACAGTTGGGAACATACCCAAAAGCATCATTTACTGGAAGCTATATGAATAACCACATTTTGTATGAGTTATCAAGAGGACCTCAAGGTGATATTTATAGCGTAAAAGATCAACCTACAAAATTACGTGTAAAAATAGCAGGACTGCTAGGCCCTTATGATTTAAAGGGAGCTTCTTATGATGGCAAACTATTTTTATCTAATGTTACAAATTTATACGGTGTGCCAATCAATGAAGTGCCAAATGTCAAATTTTCACGTAATGGTGATTTAAATGTTAATGGTAATAAACTAGTATTGACGCAGTACAATCCAATTCAAACATCTGCAACAGATTATTCTATTAAGGATAATAATATTGTTTATTTAAATTTCAATTATCCTGTTGATCCAGCACTAGCTCAAAACGTTCAAAATTATATGATTGATAATGCTCAGGTAGAAAGTGCAGTTGTAGAGGCATCTAATTTAAATCGTATTAAGCTAACATTGAAAAAGGATTCGAATTATTTTAGTGGCATACGTAATTTCACGATTAAAGGCTTAAGAGCAGCAAACTCTATGGAATCATTCGACGAGGTGAGAACTTCAGTTAATCTTAAAGAAAATGTTGCACCAAAGGTTGTCAATGTTAATGTTAGCAATTCACAATCTTTAGAGGTTGTTTTTAGTGAGCCAGTAATAAACGTTAATAGTATGGACTTTGACATTGTTGTGAATGGTTCTACAGTAGGGGCAACTACCTATCCACAAGGCAATGATAAAGTGTTGATTACAATACCACAAGGTTTATATGGAAATGTTACGATTCAAGCCTCATCTCGTAATGGTATTATGGATTCTAGTGGGAATAAGTTAGATTTCACTTCACAAACAATTACATTATCAAGATAA
- a CDS encoding cysteine desulfurase family protein: MIYLDYAATSPMVPKVLKAYCEIAERYYANSASLHDLGWQAHYFVEQARTVVARSLGVNSDGVIFTGSGTEGNLISILSLALTSNKGKHIISSQAEHTSVHAALNTLEKMGFVVTKLPLQQDGCIHVEQLREAIQEDTALITIQHVNSEIGSIQPIENIAEIAKQSNVFLHVDCVQSFCKLPLKQQVDALTVSAHKIGGPKGCGAIYINPKLRVPALAPGLTHERGLRGGTLDTPSIVAFATAIEEYQYERQHYEALRQYFKRNLPETCQIIECKEQLPNICGVLMKRVEGQYVLLKLNEAGICISTGSACDIHSESGTKAILSMGYSMEAARQFFRISFGPATTFEEIDRLQMELSII, from the coding sequence ATGATTTATCTGGATTATGCTGCAACATCTCCAATGGTTCCCAAAGTTCTTAAAGCATATTGTGAGATAGCAGAACGGTATTATGCGAATAGTGCAAGCTTGCATGATTTAGGATGGCAAGCTCATTATTTTGTTGAACAGGCAAGAACTGTTGTAGCGAGATCTCTTGGAGTAAACAGTGATGGCGTAATCTTTACTGGAAGCGGCACTGAGGGCAATTTAATTTCTATTTTGTCGTTAGCTTTGACTTCCAATAAAGGGAAGCACATTATTTCATCACAAGCTGAACACACATCCGTACATGCTGCGTTAAATACGCTTGAAAAAATGGGTTTTGTGGTCACGAAGTTACCTTTACAGCAAGATGGTTGTATTCATGTGGAGCAATTACGAGAAGCCATACAAGAAGATACGGCTTTAATCACGATCCAACATGTAAATTCAGAGATAGGCTCTATTCAACCTATAGAAAATATTGCAGAGATTGCAAAACAATCAAATGTTTTCTTGCATGTCGATTGTGTTCAGTCTTTTTGTAAGCTTCCGTTAAAACAGCAAGTGGATGCTCTGACTGTTTCAGCTCATAAAATAGGTGGACCAAAAGGTTGTGGAGCTATTTATATTAATCCGAAGCTACGAGTTCCTGCATTAGCACCAGGTTTGACACATGAGCGTGGGCTAAGGGGAGGAACCTTAGATACCCCATCAATTGTCGCTTTTGCTACGGCGATTGAAGAATATCAATATGAGCGTCAGCATTATGAAGCTTTACGTCAATATTTTAAGAGAAATTTACCAGAGACATGCCAAATAATTGAGTGTAAGGAGCAATTGCCCAATATTTGTGGTGTATTGATGAAAAGGGTAGAGGGGCAATATGTTTTATTAAAATTAAATGAAGCAGGGATCTGTATCTCTACAGGGAGTGCCTGTGATATTCATAGTGAATCTGGTACGAAGGCGATTTTATCAATGGGCTATTCTATGGAAGCAGCTCGTCAATTTTTTAGAATTTCTTTTGGACCAGCAACAACATTTGAGGAAATTGATCGATTACAAATGGAGCTTTCTATCATTTAA